One Archangium violaceum genomic window, CGACTGGATGATGGAAAGGGGGCCCGGGTCGTGGTGCGCCCCATCACCCAGCAGGTTCGGGTCAAGGCATGACGGGTGAGGTAGTGCGCAAGCCCCAGGAGGGCGGGGCCTGTGCGGCAGGGAGTGCCGCTCCGAGGGCCCGGTTGGGGCGCGGAGAAAAAGGAGGCCCGTGACGTGTAGACAGCACGGCACGGGCCAGAGCTCCGCGCAGACAGTGGAGAAAGAGAAGCGGAGCAGGCGAGAAATCATCCGAGTGGCGCTGCCAGTCAAGACTTGGGAGCAGGAGCCACCGGACGTGGAGGCGGTGAGGCCGGGGAGGTGCCCGGGGTGTGGAGCGGCGAGCCGACCGGTGGGAGGGCGGGTGGTGCTGCACGGGCACGGCACGAGAAGCCGGCAGGTGTTGGGGGCCGAGGAGCCGGGAGGGACACCGAGACAGGTGGATGTACAGGTGCGGCGCTACCGCTGTCAGGCGTGCGGGGCCACGTGCACGGTGGCGCCGTGGGAGGTGTGGACGCGCAGGCTGTACTCGCTGACGGCGATAGTGTGGACGCTGGCGTTGTGGGCCGTGGTGGGGCTTGGGCTGGCGGCGGTGCGTGAGCGCGTCAGCCCCTGGGTGCACGTGGGAGCCACCTCGGCCCGGCGCTGGCGTACGCCCCTGGAGTGGGTGGAGGCGGTGGAGGAGCGCAGACTGCTGTTGCGCGTGCGTCCCTGGCCAGCCGGGTGGGAAGCGCGCCGGGCGGAGGCGCACGTGGCCAGCGCGGTGGCGGGCCACGCACCGCCGAGCGCGCCCTCGCCGCCCCTGGCGGTACAGGCCTTTTGGGGAGCCGTGCACGCTGCATGAGGGGCGGCGGCGTGGGCCCCAGGCCCCATGCAGCCCCCACCCGAGAGGTTGCCTCCCCGCGCCGACTGGTGGCGGGCACGGTGGGAGTGCGCCCGCGGCGTGTGGCCACTTGATGTTGGCGTTCACGAGGAAGCGAGGGAAAATGAACCAGCCGGTTTGGGCGCGAGGAGTGGCGGGGCTCGCGCTCCGAGGAGGCCCGCACCGCAGTTGGGGGCGGGCCGGAGCGGAGCCACAGGGGGACTGGGGGATGTAGTCCCCCAGGGTGTCAGCCGGAGCGGCGAGAGCGGCGAGACTCCAGAGAGGCTTCGGCTTCGCGGCGGCGGTAGCTGTCGCCCTCTATGGAGACGATGTCGCAGTGGTGGATGACGCGGTCGATGAGGGCGGTGGCGCAGCTGGCGTTGGGGAAGATGGTAGGCCAGTCGCTGAAGGCCTGATTGGTGGTCACCACGGTGGCACCGGAGCCATACCTGTCCTCCAACACCTCCAGCAACTCCTTGCGCTCGCTGGTGCCCAGGGGCTCCAGGCCGAAGTCGTCCAGAATCAGCACCCGGGCCTTGGCGAGCCTGCGCAGCAGGTGCGGGTACGTACCGTCGGCACGAGCCTGCGCCAGCTCGTCGAAGAGACGCGAGGCGCGGCGGTACACCACGCTGTAGCCGTCGCGGCACGCCTTCTGTCCGAGCGCGCACGCCAGGAAGCTCTTGCCCACGCCCGTGGGGCCCGTCACCAGTACGTTCTGCGCCTGCTCCACCCAGTGCGAGGTGGACAGCTCCAGCATTTGGGCCTTCGTCAGCCCGCGCGCCAGGCTGTAGTCGATGTCCTCCAGGCACGCCGTCTGGCGCAGCCGCGCGTTGCGCAGGCGCGAGGTGAGCTTCTTGTTCTCCCGGTGCACCCACTCGGCATCCACCAGCGGGCCCACCAGGTCGGCCGGGCCCACCTGTGTGTCGGGCGCCCGCTCCAGCCAGGTGCGCATGTACCCGGCCATGCCGTACAGCTTCATCGCGTTGAGCTTCTCCAGCGTCTGCTCCGCCAGCATTCTCTCGTCTCCTCGTTGGGGTTTTCGGGTGTTGAGCCGCCTGCGCGCGCCCGAAGGGCGCGCGCAGGCGTCCTGCGTGGTAGCGGGCCACGAGGGCCAGCACCGCGGAGGGTTGTCCGCGCACCGTGGCGCGGGAAGCTTCAGTGGTAGTAGTCGGCGCCGCGCACGTTCTCGTGCCGCGGCAGCGCTCCCTTGTCCTCGTGCGCCGTCTCCACCTCCTCGAGGTGGTGCTGGAGGATGGCGGCCACGGACTTGTAGCTGTAGGCGCGGTGGCGCACGGCCCTGGCGCACGCCTTCTCCACGCGCTGCTGTCCGTAGCGCTGCGCCAGGCGGATGACGCCCAGGGCCGAGCGGAAGCCCTGCTCGGGGTGGGGCTTGCGCTTCATCAACTCCTCCACCAGCGCCGCCGTGCTGGGGCCCACCGTAGCGGCCCAGGAGAGAATCCGGCTGGGCGTCCACTGCGCATGCTCGCGGTGGCTGGCCGGCATGTGCTCGGCCTGAGTGGTGTGCCGTCCGCGCTCCTCGCTGCGCACGTGGCTTGCCACGCGCCGGCCTCCCAGCAGCACCTCCACACACGAGGGCGTGTAGCGCACCTCCACCTGCTGCCCCACCAGCCCGTAGGGCACGCTGTAGTAGTGCCCCTCCAGCTCCACGTGGTAGTCCACGTTGACGCGCGCCTTCTTCCAGTGCGCCAACTCGTAGGGCTTGTCCGGCAGCGCCTTGAGCGTCGCCTTCTCCACCTCCTCGAAGAGTTGCCGCCGGCTCTTGCCTGGCTTGCGCATGGGCCTCGTGTTCAGCTTCTCCAGCAACTCCGCCACCGCCTCGCGCACCTCACCCAGCGACGTGAAGCGCCGGTTGCGCAGCGCCGCCAGAATCCACCTCTCAAGAGCGCTCGATAAATCCCAGGAAGTGAAAGCTGGGTGATCCAAAGGTGGGTGGGGAAGGCAAAGCCCCACCCCTGGGGTTCGGGTGCAAGAGGTACCATGTGAAGTAGGCAGGGGGAGTGAGCCAGAAGAAAGCGCGGGCAGCAGAGGGAAGAGTCCGGACGAAAGAGCCGGACAGGTCGCAAGGCTGGCTGTTCAAGCAGATGCCGGAGCAGTTGGTGGAGCCGGAGCACCCGGTGCGGGTAGTGGCGGCGGCGGTGGAGGCGTTGGACCTGAGAGGTTTTCTGGCCGGGGCCAAGGCGGTGGAGGGACATGCGGGACGCCCGGTGACAAGTCCCCGGTTGCTGTTGGCGCTGTGGGTGTACGGGATTGAGCAGGGAGTGGGGACGGCGACGGAGCTGGCGCGCCGGTGCGAGGAGGACAGGGCGTACCAGTGGCTGGCCGGTGGAGTGAAGGTGAGCCACGACAAGCTGAGCCAGTTCCGGGTGGAGCACCTGGAGGTGTTGCAGCAGGTGTTTACCGACGTGCTCTCGGTGCTGTTGCAGCAGGGGCTGGTGAGTTTGGAGCAGGTGGCGCAGGACGGCACGCGGGTGAGGGCCAGTGCCTCAGCGCCTTCGTTCCGGCGGGAGCAGTCGCTGCGGGAGTGCCAGGAGCAGGCCGAGCTGCACTTGCAAGCGGTGCTGGCGCAGAAGGACGACCCGGAGCTGACGCGTGGGCAGCAGGCGACACGAGAGGCCAAGGCGCGTGACTACCAGGCGCGGGTGGACGCGGCGCTGGAGGCGATAAAGCAACAGCAGGCCAGGAAGAAGGGGGCGGACAAGGAGAAGGTGCGCGCCTCCACCACGGATGCGGATGCACGGGTGATGAAGATGGCCGATGGGGGTTTCCGACCCGCCTACAACCTGCAATTCGCGGTGGCTGGGGAGGCGCTGGGAGGGCCGCGAACGATTGTGGGAGTGGAAGTCACCAACCAGGGCAGCGACATGGGCAGCGTGAGCCCCATGGTGGAGCAGATTGAGCAACGCACGGGCCAGGTGCCCGAGCGCGTGCTGGCCGATGGCGGCCATGCCACGTGCGCAGACGTGAAGCAGTGCGCGGCCAAGGGGTTGAAGCGCTCATTTCGGTGCCCGAGCGCATGGCCCAGGCCGGGCAGCAGGGGGACCATTCCCCCGAGGTAGAGGCGTGGCGTGAGCGCATACGCACCGACGAGGCCAAGGAGCAGTACAAGGCCCGCGCCGGCCTGGTGGAGAACGTCAACGCGCAGGTGAAGGGGCGCTATGGCCTGACGCAGGTGACGGTGCGGGGGCTGGAGAAGGTGAAGTGTGTCGCCTTGCTGGTGGCCCTGGCGCACAACCTGGCCGCACACGGCCAGCCTCTGGTGGATGCGCTGCTGGCGCGCCAGAGCGCGCTTGCCGAGCCGGCTCACCTCCTCGAGCTGGCTCCAGGCAACGCGGCCTCTCTCGGTGGCGGCATCAGTCCGGTGCCGGTGGACCAGGTCACCGCCTTGCCTGCTGGCTTCTGA contains:
- a CDS encoding transposase produces the protein MAQAGQQGDHSPEVEAWRERIRTDEAKEQYKARAGLVENVNAQVKGRYGLTQVTVRGLEKVKCVALLVALAHNLAAHGQPLVDALLARQSALAEPAHLLELAPGNAASLGGGISPVPVDQVTALPAGF
- a CDS encoding transposase — its product is MSQKKARAAEGRVRTKEPDRSQGWLFKQMPEQLVEPEHPVRVVAAAVEALDLRGFLAGAKAVEGHAGRPVTSPRLLLALWVYGIEQGVGTATELARRCEEDRAYQWLAGGVKVSHDKLSQFRVEHLEVLQQVFTDVLSVLLQQGLVSLEQVAQDGTRVRASASAPSFRREQSLRECQEQAELHLQAVLAQKDDPELTRGQQATREAKARDYQARVDAALEAIKQQQARKKGADKEKVRASTTDADARVMKMADGGFRPAYNLQFAVAGEALGGPRTIVGVEVTNQGSDMGSVSPMVEQIEQRTGQVPERVLADGGHATCADVKQCAAKGLKRSFRCPSAWPRPGSRGTIPPR
- a CDS encoding Mu transposase domain-containing protein — its product is MDHPAFTSWDLSSALERWILAALRNRRFTSLGEVREAVAELLEKLNTRPMRKPGKSRRQLFEEVEKATLKALPDKPYELAHWKKARVNVDYHVELEGHYYSVPYGLVGQQVEVRYTPSCVEVLLGGRRVASHVRSEERGRHTTQAEHMPASHREHAQWTPSRILSWAATVGPSTAALVEELMKRKPHPEQGFRSALGVIRLAQRYGQQRVEKACARAVRHRAYSYKSVAAILQHHLEEVETAHEDKGALPRHENVRGADYYH
- the istB gene encoding IS21-like element helper ATPase IstB, yielding MLAEQTLEKLNAMKLYGMAGYMRTWLERAPDTQVGPADLVGPLVDAEWVHRENKKLTSRLRNARLRQTACLEDIDYSLARGLTKAQMLELSTSHWVEQAQNVLVTGPTGVGKSFLACALGQKACRDGYSVVYRRASRLFDELAQARADGTYPHLLRRLAKARVLILDDFGLEPLGTSERKELLEVLEDRYGSGATVVTTNQAFSDWPTIFPNASCATALIDRVIHHCDIVSIEGDSYRRREAEASLESRRSRRSG